GTTCGACACTTGTTTCGTTTACTGTCAAAAGATCGAATTCTGTATTGTCTCTCTTGTCAAAGAACAGCTTGTCTCCAATCTTTTCAATGACAATGTCCCACGAGTAATTGCTGCGGGTGCAGCACATGATTGTAGCCAAAATAGCATCAGTTGCGTATACAGTGCCCTCTGTCTTGGACAATTTACGAATTATCGGGTCGTCCGTAGTCGTGACAGTATGGAATATACGGTCGATACGCTGCAGTGGTTTTTCATTCTTGACGTTAACTCTGTCGTAAGCTTTGTCGTAATACTCCAAAGACCCGCAGCAAAGTATGTCCTCGACATCCTTGACGCCAGGCAAAGAGAGCTTGGTCAATCTTGGGAAGTCCATCTCCTCAATGGTGACCCAGTCAGGCCTGACGGTAACAGAAGCATCACGGATTTTGATCGGTGGCTGATTCTTATGGTTTCTAAAGCCTTGCTGGCGACCCCAGCGCTTGGGCTGTCCCTTTCGATCGCGTTCTCTGAGCTTAATCCTTCCTAGCTGCTGCATCTGACTAACTCCTCCTCGCTGTCCACCACGACCTCTCATGTTACGCTGATTCTGGCGGAATCTACCACGTTGGTACGGAGGCTTCTGCACCCTGGTCGTGTCCACCAAATGGAAAGTAGACTCATCCTCCTCGTGATAATAGGCGTACTGGCTGCCAGAGCCAAACTGAGACGCATATTTGTCTAAATTAGGGCGAACGAAtcgtaattaatttcaaataatcgtGGAGGCGAGCCTAGAAAGTAAAGTGTTTCCGAAGACTAAGAATTCACGGTTTCATCATTTATTACTTtcatttaattgaataatactTCAAATACgaataaatggaaaatatcTGTAAATCCGAAAAGGAAATGTTAGGTTAAAGTGAGCAGTGACGTGGTGGCTGTCAACTTACTAGTGAACTTTTTATCCTGAAAGGCGGCTCCGGTCCAGTCCGATATCTGGGAGATAGGGAGGAGAAATGAGTAACAATTTTTGAGTAGTAAATTTCGCGAGGTAAAGCATATGCCGACAAACCTTGCCGAGCCTGTCGCCCTTCGAGAACGGTTGATAGGGTATATCCTTGAATTGATCCGGCATTTCGCACGGACCCCATCCCGTAGAGTTGTTTTGTACAGCCGGTGCGACAAAGTGAGGTACTTTGTCGATCTTCTTCACATCGTCTTCCACCTGTCCGCCTTCCTCGCTCATTATTGCAGACGCGATTTAACCAGGCATGTATGAAAATGGGAACACACGCGAGACAGCCGCGTCTGTTCCGGAAACAGTGTAGCGGCCGGAAGACCGTGCTGTGCCCAAACGATGGTGGCGACGTCGCGGCGTCGTCGGTACAAACCTCTGACGCCGATCGATATGAAATGAGACGATACGTCAAAATCAAAAAGCGGTTACTCGGAGTTTATCACTCGACAATCAAGGCCTCTGGTtagtgaaaattatcaagcAAGCGCATGAAGATGCTTAAGGATCACGAACTCTTCGTACTACTGTGTGAAAAACGCGGCCTCAAACCACCTTCCGATGTCTTAGAAGCTATCAAAAATGCTAGGTAAGTCGCATCTTGTTGCATCCGACACGACGTCGGTAAGTGCCGCTATTTCTCTTACCGGCGGTGACCGCAGCAAGCTTCGGCGCCACGTTTGTATGGAATTAATTCATTTCCAGGTGTTTCAATCGCCAGGTTCGGATTTTCTGAGCCCCTACTCAGCAGGGCCCGCGCctgaatatatattattttacttttcatgaatttcaattgGATAAAAGTACTTTGACGGATCACTTACCAGCGATTCAATACTTCACTCGATTACTCGACAAACCGAAATTATCTTATGCCAGCGAAACTTGAATTTCGTCTTCaacttttctgtataattctCAATAAcctttattgaaatttttctgctaCAGCATTATAACGATTGTCTCGAATCTTCCGACGGTTTGAATATAAACATCAATGGAACCTGACGAACATTCGCGACGAAAATACACTACGCTCCttattgcaataattattatttgaaataatatatgaCCATACTTTTTTGATTTTAGTGCGACCGGAGAGCTCCAGCTTTCCCGCGTTTCAATACTGGTACCGATCTGCGAAGTTATTGCTCAAGTATTGATGTCTAGTTCAGCAATAAAGCGGATGGACCTGAGCGACTGCATGCTAAATCTGTCGAAGAGTCTCAGTTGTATTTTAAACGCTCTGTGCGAGGGCTCGAACATGACG
This is a stretch of genomic DNA from Neodiprion fabricii isolate iyNeoFabr1 chromosome 2, iyNeoFabr1.1, whole genome shotgun sequence. It encodes these proteins:
- the LOC124174852 gene encoding eukaryotic translation initiation factor 3 subunit D: MSEEGGQVEDDVKKIDKVPHFVAPAVQNNSTGWGPCEMPDQFKDIPYQPFSKGDRLGKISDWTGAAFQDKKFTNKYASQFGSGSQYAYYHEEDESTFHLVDTTRVQKPPYQRGRFRQNQRNMRGRGGQRGGVSQMQQLGRIKLRERDRKGQPKRWGRQQGFRNHKNQPPIKIRDASVTVRPDWVTIEEMDFPRLTKLSLPGVKDVEDILCCGSLEYYDKAYDRVNVKNEKPLQRIDRIFHTVTTTDDPIIRKLSKTEGTVYATDAILATIMCCTRSNYSWDIVIEKIGDKLFFDKRDNTEFDLLTVNETSVEPPQDDGNSLNSPRNLALEATFINHNFSQQVLKSNEPRYKFEEGNPFISEEEEGDVASVAYRYRKWDLNNGVVLICRCEHDAVMQGPNNELQFLTIKALNEWDSKLANGVEWRQKLDTQRGAVLANELRNNACKLAKWTVQALLAGSDQLKFGYVSRAMVRDSSKHVILGTQQYKPNEFATQINLNMDNAWGILRCIIDICMKQKDGKFLIMKDPNKPMIRLYDIPDNTFESEGEEDEDDDEPGNDAFQS